The proteins below come from a single Stigmatopora argus isolate UIUO_Sarg chromosome 11, RoL_Sarg_1.0, whole genome shotgun sequence genomic window:
- the hhat gene encoding protein-cysteine N-palmitoyltransferase HHAT isoform X1, which translates to MTPNPKVQPAPLPRSEILFYWFLSFGSHFYSFYELHRFSKEHEAGLDRDFLLETGFFKGFKRDASDFEWAFWTAWAKKSLLWTLIGHAVISRLCRTLYPQLWVMALTVYGFSAASSVLGIKGVAVVLVHVALSFLVAQLRKPILCWTCSLLLLCSLHIRQIQDIKRGWYEHEEEYYLLLFSVAVSTLRLISFSLEYCKRPTIHTGGLLQLGWLLSYTFYHPFFYNGPVITYNDYLEQMQRPTEQSKAGAHYLFFYSARILVWWCIAEYLIHVMYMHAIQSNETYLEILPPWALGGLALALVQFFFVKYLVLFGLTSMLATLDQLVPPGLPRCVSIMYSFTGMWRHFDKGLYRWLLRYIYVPLGGSHHGVLFKMLSTALAFGFVCLWHGGHDYLQCWALMNWLGVLVETSLKALFGLPSLSSFFERHCSAAMRRRCAALLCAFSTAMLILSNLLFLGGIHVSRIFWKRVFLQGWSTIVPPMLAFLYCFAQVGMEWTPHPS; encoded by the exons ATGACACCAAACCCAAAGGTCCAACCTGCACCTCTGCCACGGAGCGAGATCCTTTTTTACTGGTTTCTGTCATTCGGGTCCCATTTTTACTCTTTTTATGAACTTCACAGGTTCTCAAAAG AACATGAAGCGGGATTGGATAGAGATTTCCTCCTGGAAACAGGCTTTTTTAAGGGATTCAAAAga GATGCATCAGACTTTGAGTGGGCCTTCTGGACTGCATGGGCTAAGAAGTCCTTGCTTTGGACTCTGATTGGGCATGCTGTCATTTCTAGATTGTGCAGAACTCTTTACCCGCAG CTTTGGGTCATGGCGCTCACAGTTTATGGCTTTTCGGCTGCCAGCAGCGTTTTGGGAATTAAAGGTGTGGCAGTTGTACTTGTGCATGTGGCTTTGTCTTTCTTGGTGGCCCAGCTCAGAAAGCCCATTCTGTGTTGGACCTGCAGCCTTCTGCTCCTTTGCAGCCTTCACATCAGACAAATTCAGGACATCAAG AGAGGGTGGTATGAGCATGAGGAGGAGTACTACCTGCTGCTCTTCAGCGTGGCGGTGAGTACTCTTCGCCTTATTAGCTTCAGTCTGGAGTACTGCAAACGTCCCACGATCCACACCGGCGGCCTCCTACAGCTGGGTTGGCTCTTGTCCTACACATTTTACCATCCTTTCTTCTACAATGGACCAGTCATTACATACAACGACTACCTGGAGCAA ATGCAGAGGCCCACTGAGCAGAGCAAAGCAGGAGCtcactacctttttttttattctgcacGGATCTTGGTGTGGTGGTGCATCGCCGAATACCTGATCCATGTCATGTACATGCACGCTATCCAGTCCAATGAGACCTACCTGGAGATTTTACCACCGTGGGCATTGG GTGGTTTGGCACTGGCCCTGGTACAGTTCTTCTTTGTCAAGTACCTGGTTCTCTTCGGCCTTACCTCCATGCTGGCAACATTAGACCAGCTCGTCCCTCCTGGTCTACCTCGCTGCGTCAGCATCATGTACAGCTTCACTGGCATGTGGCG GCATTTTGACAAGGGCCTGTATCGATGGCTCCTCAG ATACATCTACGTGCCTCTGGGTGGTTCGCATCATGGAGTGCTGTTCAAAATGTTATCCACAGCGCTGGCGTTTGGCTTCGTTTGCCTCTGGCATGGTGGTCATGACTACCTTCAATgttgggccctgatgaattggcTGGGTGTTCTGGTGGAAACCAGCCTGAAGGCTCTCTTTGGCTTGCCTTCCCTTTCCTCCTTTTTT GAGCGGCATTGCTCTGCGGCAATGAGGAGGCGCTGCGCCGCGCTGCTCTGCGCCTTCTCCACGGCCATGCTCATCCTCTCTAATCTGCTCTTCCTCGGGGGGATTCACGTCAGCAGGATCTTTTGGAAGCGCGTTTTCCTTCAAG
- the hhat gene encoding protein-cysteine N-palmitoyltransferase HHAT isoform X2, translating into MTPNPKVQPAPLPRSEILFYWFLSFGSHFYSFYELHRFSKEHEAGLDRDFLLETGFFKGFKRDASDFEWAFWTAWAKKSLLWTLIGHAVISRLCRTLYPQLWVMALTVYGFSAASSVLGIKGVAVVLVHVALSFLVAQLRKPILCWTCSLLLLCSLHIRQIQDIKRGWYEHEEEYYLLLFSVALGWLLSYTFYHPFFYNGPVITYNDYLEQMQRPTEQSKAGAHYLFFYSARILVWWCIAEYLIHVMYMHAIQSNETYLEILPPWALGGLALALVQFFFVKYLVLFGLTSMLATLDQLVPPGLPRCVSIMYSFTGMWRHFDKGLYRWLLRYIYVPLGGSHHGVLFKMLSTALAFGFVCLWHGGHDYLQCWALMNWLGVLVETSLKALFGLPSLSSFFERHCSAAMRRRCAALLCAFSTAMLILSNLLFLGGIHVSRIFWKRVFLQGWSTIVPPMLAFLYCFAQVGMEWTPHPS; encoded by the exons ATGACACCAAACCCAAAGGTCCAACCTGCACCTCTGCCACGGAGCGAGATCCTTTTTTACTGGTTTCTGTCATTCGGGTCCCATTTTTACTCTTTTTATGAACTTCACAGGTTCTCAAAAG AACATGAAGCGGGATTGGATAGAGATTTCCTCCTGGAAACAGGCTTTTTTAAGGGATTCAAAAga GATGCATCAGACTTTGAGTGGGCCTTCTGGACTGCATGGGCTAAGAAGTCCTTGCTTTGGACTCTGATTGGGCATGCTGTCATTTCTAGATTGTGCAGAACTCTTTACCCGCAG CTTTGGGTCATGGCGCTCACAGTTTATGGCTTTTCGGCTGCCAGCAGCGTTTTGGGAATTAAAGGTGTGGCAGTTGTACTTGTGCATGTGGCTTTGTCTTTCTTGGTGGCCCAGCTCAGAAAGCCCATTCTGTGTTGGACCTGCAGCCTTCTGCTCCTTTGCAGCCTTCACATCAGACAAATTCAGGACATCAAG AGAGGGTGGTATGAGCATGAGGAGGAGTACTACCTGCTGCTCTTCAGCGTGGCG CTGGGTTGGCTCTTGTCCTACACATTTTACCATCCTTTCTTCTACAATGGACCAGTCATTACATACAACGACTACCTGGAGCAA ATGCAGAGGCCCACTGAGCAGAGCAAAGCAGGAGCtcactacctttttttttattctgcacGGATCTTGGTGTGGTGGTGCATCGCCGAATACCTGATCCATGTCATGTACATGCACGCTATCCAGTCCAATGAGACCTACCTGGAGATTTTACCACCGTGGGCATTGG GTGGTTTGGCACTGGCCCTGGTACAGTTCTTCTTTGTCAAGTACCTGGTTCTCTTCGGCCTTACCTCCATGCTGGCAACATTAGACCAGCTCGTCCCTCCTGGTCTACCTCGCTGCGTCAGCATCATGTACAGCTTCACTGGCATGTGGCG GCATTTTGACAAGGGCCTGTATCGATGGCTCCTCAG ATACATCTACGTGCCTCTGGGTGGTTCGCATCATGGAGTGCTGTTCAAAATGTTATCCACAGCGCTGGCGTTTGGCTTCGTTTGCCTCTGGCATGGTGGTCATGACTACCTTCAATgttgggccctgatgaattggcTGGGTGTTCTGGTGGAAACCAGCCTGAAGGCTCTCTTTGGCTTGCCTTCCCTTTCCTCCTTTTTT GAGCGGCATTGCTCTGCGGCAATGAGGAGGCGCTGCGCCGCGCTGCTCTGCGCCTTCTCCACGGCCATGCTCATCCTCTCTAATCTGCTCTTCCTCGGGGGGATTCACGTCAGCAGGATCTTTTGGAAGCGCGTTTTCCTTCAAG